In Nitrososphaerota archaeon, one genomic interval encodes:
- a CDS encoding aldolase: MRANRMAPFLRDGRSMLLAYDQGLEHGPSSDFNDRNIDPAFVMDLAVKGGFNGVVLQKGIAERFYDGKVPLILKVNGKSSLVKGDPVSRQVCSVDYAVSLGAKGIGYTIYLGSEKESEMFAEFGRIQEEAHQRNLPAIAWVYPRGAGVTNDTSKEIVAYAARTALELGADAAKIKYTGDSASFSWAVKAAAGIRVFMSGGPKTKTDEEFLRQVKGAIDAGATGLAVGRNVWQHQDPLAMANYLKKIIFEKKPVEAVIPPNPVKRAPRPIYQST; encoded by the coding sequence ATGAGAGCAAATAGAATGGCGCCCTTTTTGAGAGACGGCCGGAGCATGCTTCTGGCGTATGATCAGGGGTTGGAGCATGGCCCCTCTAGCGATTTCAATGATAGAAACATTGACCCCGCCTTTGTGATGGATCTGGCGGTTAAAGGAGGCTTCAACGGAGTGGTCTTACAGAAGGGTATTGCTGAAAGGTTCTACGATGGAAAGGTCCCTCTGATATTGAAGGTGAATGGCAAAAGCAGTCTCGTGAAAGGTGATCCAGTGTCAAGACAGGTGTGTTCAGTCGACTATGCAGTTTCTCTCGGTGCTAAAGGAATTGGCTACACCATCTATCTTGGAAGCGAGAAGGAATCTGAGATGTTCGCAGAGTTCGGCAGAATACAGGAAGAAGCGCATCAGAGAAACCTCCCAGCGATAGCTTGGGTTTACCCTAGAGGTGCAGGCGTGACAAACGATACTTCAAAGGAAATTGTTGCATACGCTGCTAGAACTGCTCTTGAGCTAGGTGCGGATGCCGCCAAAATCAAGTACACCGGTGACAGCGCGAGCTTCTCTTGGGCAGTTAAGGCCGCAGCCGGGATAAGGGTCTTCATGTCAGGCGGACCTAAAACCAAAACTGATGAAGAGTTTCTGAGACAGGTGAAAGGAGCAATCGATGCTGGAGCCACTGGGCTGGCGGTTGGAAGAAACGTCTGGCAGCACCAAGACCCTCTTGCTATGGCTAACTATCTGAAGAAAATAATCTTCGAGAAGAAACCGGTCGAAGCGGTAATCCCGCCTAACCCTGTGAAGCGTGCTCCTAGGCCGATTTATCAGTCTACGTGA
- a CDS encoding DDE-type integrase/transposase/recombinase: MCALEVVVSRVRESGVFQRNKVPAESKVLAAMLCFAGLSYRKASEMIGGSISYVSVRDAFIALRKAFPEPEKKSRRAVAVDETKTKLVGQQIFIWAARDVDSKEILAVRCSFARSILDSELFLKQVLQYCANKPLFLVDKGPWYPEAFKRLGLEYRHETS; encoded by the coding sequence ATGTGTGCTCTTGAGGTGGTGGTTAGTAGGGTTAGGGAGTCGGGTGTGTTTCAGAGGAATAAGGTTCCTGCTGAGAGCAAGGTATTGGCTGCTATGTTGTGCTTTGCAGGCCTGTCGTATCGAAAGGCTTCTGAGATGATTGGTGGAAGCATCTCTTACGTCAGTGTTAGGGATGCGTTCATTGCGTTGAGGAAGGCTTTCCCTGAGCCTGAGAAGAAGAGTCGAAGAGCGGTTGCTGTGGATGAGACCAAGACTAAGCTGGTTGGGCAGCAGATATTCATCTGGGCAGCCCGAGATGTTGATTCTAAGGAAATCCTAGCAGTCAGATGCAGCTTTGCTAGAAGCATTCTCGACTCTGAACTCTTCCTCAAACAGGTTCTCCAGTACTGCGCCAACAAGCCTTTGTTCCTAGTGGATAAGGGGCCTTGGTATCCGGAAGCATTCAAGAGGCTTGGCCTAGAGTATAGGCATGAGACCAGTTAG
- a CDS encoding CPBP family intramembrane metalloprotease, which produces MQRYKVVLFYVFAFAISWTFWFLMSLTYHGSTTDYTVIALSSIAGLGPLLSLIILGRVTGNAVDFKKIAATARFRGAAHKRWFLPATLAIPCFTVLGVLLSFLLGLENAGDGQLRLIKSGPDTLGLLVLPIMAVYLFASLPTSPLFEEPGWRGFALPKLQRRFGREGGSIIVGFLWWVWHQPSNLTFGIEPTAYAFLQMVTVSFMIDSLFNLSGENLLTAMLAHASSGVVFTFLYEGSQTLFALIPLVGFVAILRIRVEEDSSSF; this is translated from the coding sequence GTGCAGAGATATAAAGTCGTCCTGTTCTACGTCTTTGCATTCGCGATTTCTTGGACCTTCTGGTTCCTGATGTCTCTGACTTATCATGGCAGCACCACCGACTACACGGTGATTGCTCTGTCATCAATCGCAGGACTAGGGCCATTGTTATCATTGATCATTCTTGGGAGAGTTACTGGAAATGCGGTTGACTTCAAGAAGATTGCGGCAACTGCGAGATTTCGAGGTGCGGCACATAAACGATGGTTCCTTCCTGCCACCCTAGCGATTCCATGTTTCACTGTGTTAGGTGTTCTACTGAGTTTTCTATTAGGCTTGGAAAATGCAGGCGACGGGCAGCTTCGATTGATCAAGTCTGGACCCGATACACTAGGATTGCTGGTGCTGCCCATAATGGCTGTTTATCTCTTTGCAAGTCTTCCAACGAGCCCGTTGTTCGAGGAGCCAGGGTGGCGTGGGTTTGCGCTTCCGAAGTTGCAGAGGCGATTTGGACGAGAAGGAGGAAGCATAATCGTGGGTTTCTTGTGGTGGGTTTGGCATCAACCTTCTAATCTCACCTTCGGAATAGAACCAACCGCTTACGCATTCCTGCAAATGGTGACTGTTTCATTTATGATCGATTCTCTTTTCAATCTTTCTGGAGAAAACCTTCTCACCGCGATGCTTGCCCACGCATCCTCTGGTGTCGTGTTCACTTTTCTCTATGAGGGCTCTCAAACTCTTTTCGCGTTGATTCCGTTGGTTGGTTTTGTGGCGATTCTGCGAATCCGAGTCGAAGAAGATTCAAGCTCATTTTGA
- a CDS encoding TATA-box-binding protein: protein MPQTQPIISIENVVASATINQTVDLNQITRDFPDVEYHPDQFPGLVFRLKSPKTATLIFSSGKMVCTGAKSEEQAMKAVQTVVQKLRKGGVEIHNEPIIEIQNIVASASLGGKVHLEEAARQLTKSMYEPEQFPGLIHRMSDPKTVILLFASGKLVCTGAKKEVEVYRAVNNLHNTLEEKNLMIY from the coding sequence TTGCCGCAAACTCAACCTATAATCAGTATCGAAAATGTGGTTGCTTCGGCCACCATTAACCAGACTGTTGATTTGAACCAGATTACCCGTGACTTTCCTGATGTTGAATACCACCCTGATCAGTTCCCTGGACTGGTCTTCCGATTAAAATCCCCCAAGACCGCTACACTGATCTTTAGTTCCGGAAAGATGGTTTGCACCGGCGCCAAATCCGAGGAGCAGGCGATGAAAGCAGTTCAAACGGTTGTTCAGAAGCTCCGGAAGGGCGGCGTCGAAATCCACAACGAGCCGATTATTGAGATACAGAACATAGTTGCATCCGCAAGCTTGGGTGGAAAAGTTCACCTTGAGGAAGCGGCGCGACAGCTAACAAAATCAATGTATGAGCCTGAGCAGTTTCCAGGCTTAATCCATCGTATGAGCGATCCGAAAACGGTCATTCTGCTCTTCGCAAGTGGAAAACTGGTTTGCACCGGCGCCAAGAAAGAGGTAGAAGTCTACAGGGCTGTGAACAACCTTCACAACACCCTTGAAGAAAAGAACCTAATGATTTACTAA
- a CDS encoding ribosome biogenesis/translation initiation ATPase RLI — protein sequence MAHRVAVLDRDNCLSRKCGLECIKFCPVNKMGCECIVLGEDKKALIDEELCTGCGICPKKCPFHAITIVNLAEELKQEKIHQYGPNGFRLYRLPVPKKGEVVGLVGRNGIGKSTTLSILSGSLTPNLGDIKSPPSWEKVISYYQGSELKSHFEQIANGTLRVSMKPQAVYMIPRVWKGDAGSLLKEVDERKIANDLLEQLSLRESTGRQVSELSGGELQRLAVAVAASKDADIYFFDEPSSYNDVFQRMAVSKVIQSLADMGRCVLLVEHDLTFLDYLSDYLQVFYGEAGAYGVVSNIHPSRTGVNLLLDGYLPDENVRFRDRPVTFEVYSPVDETSEMPDLAKYTDLVKRYPDFNLKVESGSMKAGSVIGILGANAIGKTTFMKMIAGVDKPDEGAISTEAKISYKPQYLTPDYEGTVEMLLEEVSGGGYNDGATQSTLITPIRVNRLYEKMVKDLSGGELQKVAVTACLLRDAELYALDEPSAFIDVEDRITLARVLSRFVKSQGRTALVIDHDVQLIDIISDSLMIFRGQPGVSGTATKPMRKEDGMNMFLQDLGVTYRRDIDSNRPRVNKPGSKLDRRQKDMNAFYYLSKAAEPQD from the coding sequence ATGGCGCATCGAGTAGCTGTTCTTGATAGAGATAATTGCCTTTCGCGTAAGTGTGGGTTAGAGTGCATCAAGTTCTGCCCAGTCAACAAGATGGGCTGCGAATGCATTGTTCTCGGCGAAGACAAAAAGGCCCTTATCGACGAGGAGCTCTGCACGGGCTGCGGAATCTGTCCAAAGAAATGTCCGTTCCACGCTATCACAATCGTCAACTTGGCTGAGGAGCTAAAGCAGGAGAAGATTCATCAGTACGGGCCGAACGGCTTCAGACTCTACCGGCTCCCTGTGCCAAAAAAAGGCGAGGTGGTTGGGTTGGTGGGTCGCAACGGGATCGGTAAATCAACCACCCTAAGCATCCTCTCAGGAAGCTTAACTCCAAACCTTGGTGACATCAAGTCGCCGCCGAGCTGGGAGAAGGTCATCAGCTATTATCAGGGCTCAGAGCTGAAGAGCCATTTTGAGCAAATCGCCAACGGCACACTCCGCGTCTCTATGAAGCCTCAGGCGGTATACATGATACCGCGTGTATGGAAAGGTGATGCCGGCTCCCTGTTGAAAGAGGTTGATGAGCGAAAAATCGCTAACGATCTGCTTGAACAGCTGAGCCTGAGGGAGAGCACCGGTCGTCAGGTCAGTGAGTTAAGCGGAGGCGAGCTTCAACGACTCGCAGTCGCAGTAGCCGCCTCTAAAGATGCTGACATCTACTTCTTCGACGAACCCTCATCTTACAACGACGTGTTTCAGCGGATGGCTGTCTCAAAGGTCATTCAAAGCCTAGCGGATATGGGTAGATGCGTGCTTCTAGTGGAGCATGACCTTACCTTCCTAGACTATCTCAGCGATTACCTCCAAGTTTTCTACGGTGAAGCAGGAGCCTACGGAGTAGTCTCAAACATCCACCCTTCAAGAACCGGCGTCAACCTATTGCTCGACGGATATCTGCCGGATGAGAACGTCAGATTCCGAGACCGACCTGTAACCTTCGAGGTCTACTCACCCGTAGATGAGACAAGCGAGATGCCTGATCTAGCAAAGTACACGGATCTAGTGAAACGCTACCCCGACTTCAACCTCAAAGTAGAGTCAGGCTCAATGAAGGCCGGCTCCGTAATCGGCATCCTCGGAGCTAACGCAATAGGAAAAACAACATTCATGAAGATGATAGCAGGCGTCGACAAGCCTGACGAAGGCGCAATCTCAACTGAAGCCAAAATATCGTATAAGCCTCAGTACTTGACTCCCGACTATGAAGGAACCGTGGAGATGCTTCTTGAAGAGGTCTCCGGCGGCGGCTACAATGACGGTGCAACACAGTCCACACTGATAACTCCGATAAGAGTGAACCGGCTGTACGAGAAGATGGTGAAGGATCTTAGCGGCGGCGAACTCCAGAAGGTCGCGGTCACTGCCTGCCTGCTCCGTGACGCTGAGCTATATGCGCTTGACGAGCCATCCGCATTCATAGATGTTGAAGACCGCATTACGCTTGCACGGGTACTGAGCCGCTTCGTCAAATCTCAAGGCCGGACCGCCTTAGTAATCGACCACGATGTGCAGCTAATCGATATCATCTCTGATTCGCTGATGATCTTCCGCGGTCAGCCGGGTGTAAGCGGTACAGCCACCAAACCTATGCGCAAAGAGGATGGGATGAACATGTTCCTACAGGATCTGGGTGTAACGTATAGGCGAGATATTGACTCTAACCGACCCCGGGTGAATAAGCCGGGTAGCAAGTTGGACAGACGTCAGAAGGATATGAATGCCTTCTACTATCTAAGCAAAGCTGCTGAGCCGCAAGATTAA
- the lysS gene encoding lysine--tRNA ligase, with protein MIEENENENEIEEETVNANEKIIGRGTWLDKVAEDLVEREKKLGRSLSLIRVESGLGASGIPHVGSIGDAVRAYGIRQALKDIGYNSELIAYSDDMDGLRKVPVGLPDWLNDYIAHPVSKIPDPFGCHSSYGAHMSSILTDGLDKLNVEYKFQSGAEAYRKGLLADQVVKILENSRLIGEKISEMLGQTKFEDVLPYYPVCGSCGRIYVAEAYRYEPSEKKVLYRCRGAEIAHKKIEGCGHEGEADVTKDQGKLSWKSEFAARWAALDIRFEAYGKDIADSVKVNDWIAEAVLNYPPPFHVKYEMFLDKSGKKISKSLGNVFTPQAWLTYGTPQSLLLLMYKRIAGTRNLSVEDIPTYMDEYDALEDVYFGKVKESNPAKLRKTKGLYEYINHLNPPKAPSVHAPYRLIAQIASVAPKEGRTDYVIERLKSYRAIKEADETFREKVRLAANWADEFSKTTEKTKVELTPAERNAVSQIVDFIRKTPKAEAEAIQNTIFEAAKTNNIQPTDLFRAMYRILIGTNRGPRLGTYIVDIGTERAADALSEQLEQ; from the coding sequence ATGATCGAAGAAAACGAGAATGAGAACGAGATTGAAGAAGAAACTGTAAACGCGAATGAGAAGATAATTGGAAGAGGAACCTGGCTCGACAAAGTAGCTGAAGACCTAGTTGAGCGTGAGAAGAAACTTGGCCGCTCACTCAGCCTCATCCGAGTAGAGAGCGGTCTAGGCGCATCAGGAATCCCGCATGTAGGAAGCATCGGAGACGCAGTGCGAGCCTACGGCATAAGGCAGGCTCTGAAGGATATAGGCTACAACTCAGAGCTGATTGCGTATTCCGACGACATGGATGGCCTCCGAAAGGTACCGGTTGGACTACCGGACTGGCTGAACGACTACATCGCCCACCCCGTCTCCAAGATACCCGATCCCTTCGGTTGCCACAGTTCCTATGGAGCACACATGAGTTCAATCTTGACAGATGGGCTTGACAAGCTCAACGTCGAATACAAGTTCCAGAGTGGGGCTGAAGCGTATCGGAAGGGACTGTTAGCGGATCAGGTTGTCAAGATTCTTGAGAACAGTCGACTCATCGGTGAAAAGATCTCGGAGATGCTTGGCCAAACCAAGTTTGAAGACGTGCTCCCATACTATCCTGTATGCGGTTCCTGCGGAAGAATCTACGTTGCAGAAGCCTATCGATATGAGCCTAGTGAGAAGAAGGTTTTGTACCGCTGCCGAGGCGCCGAAATTGCACATAAGAAAATTGAGGGGTGCGGCCACGAAGGCGAGGCTGACGTCACCAAGGATCAGGGTAAGCTCAGCTGGAAGAGCGAGTTCGCAGCCCGCTGGGCGGCTTTAGACATAAGGTTCGAGGCGTATGGTAAGGATATCGCGGACTCGGTGAAGGTGAATGACTGGATAGCTGAGGCGGTGTTGAACTATCCTCCACCCTTCCATGTGAAGTATGAGATGTTTCTCGACAAGTCCGGCAAGAAGATCTCGAAATCGCTGGGCAACGTGTTTACACCTCAGGCGTGGCTGACCTACGGAACCCCACAGTCACTTCTTCTCTTGATGTACAAACGAATAGCTGGGACAAGGAACCTCAGCGTCGAAGATATTCCAACATACATGGATGAATATGATGCGTTAGAGGATGTTTATTTCGGGAAGGTAAAGGAGAGTAACCCCGCTAAACTCAGGAAGACAAAGGGACTCTACGAATACATCAACCATCTGAACCCGCCGAAAGCCCCCAGCGTCCACGCCCCCTACCGGCTGATAGCCCAAATCGCCTCAGTCGCCCCGAAAGAAGGCAGAACCGATTATGTGATTGAGAGGCTGAAGAGCTACCGAGCCATCAAAGAAGCTGACGAAACATTCAGAGAAAAAGTTAGGCTAGCAGCTAACTGGGCGGACGAATTCAGCAAAACAACCGAGAAAACCAAGGTGGAACTAACCCCCGCTGAGAGAAACGCAGTATCGCAAATCGTCGACTTTATCCGAAAAACACCTAAAGCCGAAGCTGAAGCTATCCAGAACACAATCTTCGAAGCCGCAAAAACCAACAACATCCAGCCGACAGACCTCTTCAGAGCAATGTACCGCATCCTCATAGGCACAAACAGAGGCCCTCGACTCGGAACCTACATAGTAGACATCGGAACCGAACGAGCCGCAGACGCATTATCCGAGCAGCTAGAACAGTAA
- a CDS encoding site-2 protease family protein: MTIESAGTPSRYDELVATVKSLFEVTDQHMREDGSIEFEVGQTATLKKNFETLISRLKQQGYIGLLRRSGDHIVLRVGVVDNAEKKGRRIPIPYILFAVTIVTISIDGLLRTPSIPGYDLNKTVLLYTVAVMGIIGLHELGHKVASAKHGMRSSLPYFIPGVPTVLPTFGAFISTRDPPVNRDSLFDLGISGPLAGLAVTLVVGVVGALTSAVVPEGVAASIGAQNVKVDAFTDFVINLFANSPKGSVTILSPLAFAATLGFLITFLNLMPAWQLDGGHIAGAALTRTQHKVATYLSIIILFTLGFTVMALLVLVLSLQTPEAHPLDEVSQLSRGRRLLFVAVIALAIILYAATIMNNPFFALNLNL; this comes from the coding sequence ATGACCATCGAAAGCGCCGGTACACCATCTAGATATGATGAATTAGTTGCAACCGTAAAATCACTTTTCGAAGTGACTGATCAGCACATGAGGGAGGACGGCTCAATCGAGTTTGAGGTCGGGCAGACAGCGACGCTGAAGAAGAATTTTGAGACCCTTATCAGCCGATTGAAGCAGCAGGGCTACATTGGGCTTTTGAGAAGAAGTGGAGACCACATCGTGCTCAGAGTCGGGGTGGTGGATAATGCTGAGAAAAAGGGGAGACGTATACCAATACCTTACATTCTCTTCGCAGTCACCATTGTCACCATCAGCATCGATGGTTTACTTAGAACACCAAGTATTCCCGGATACGACCTGAACAAAACGGTGCTGCTCTACACGGTCGCTGTAATGGGAATCATTGGACTGCATGAACTCGGGCATAAGGTGGCCTCAGCGAAGCACGGGATGAGATCTTCACTGCCCTACTTCATACCAGGGGTACCAACCGTGCTGCCAACTTTCGGGGCGTTCATTTCAACCCGAGATCCGCCGGTAAACCGTGACTCGCTTTTCGATCTAGGCATATCTGGTCCTCTCGCCGGCCTCGCAGTGACGCTAGTGGTGGGGGTGGTCGGAGCGTTGACATCTGCGGTCGTACCTGAGGGAGTAGCAGCCAGCATCGGGGCTCAGAACGTTAAGGTGGACGCCTTCACCGACTTTGTCATCAACCTCTTCGCGAACTCACCTAAAGGCTCTGTAACTATTCTTTCACCCTTAGCCTTCGCAGCCACACTCGGCTTCCTAATCACATTCCTCAACCTCATGCCGGCGTGGCAGCTCGACGGAGGCCATATTGCTGGAGCCGCGTTAACAAGAACACAACACAAGGTCGCTACTTATCTCAGCATAATCATCCTCTTCACACTAGGCTTCACAGTAATGGCGTTACTCGTGCTCGTGTTATCGCTGCAAACACCTGAGGCTCATCCGCTGGACGAAGTTTCACAGCTCTCAAGAGGCCGCCGTCTACTCTTCGTCGCAGTAATCGCGCTCGCAATCATTCTCTACGCCGCGACAATCATGAATAACCCGTTCTTCGCGCTAAACCTAAACTTATAG
- a CDS encoding ATP-dependent 6-phosphofructokinase: protein MRLGVLTGGGDCAGINAVIRAAVKRATDYGFEVVGIRRGWAGLLEPDTLPLSYDDVAGILPLGGTVLLTSRTNPFKREGGPELVMKNVQSLGLDALLAIGGEDTLGVAHNLRDYGLKAVGAPKTIDNNLSETDFTFGFDSAVNVAMDAIDRIRTTGMSHERVMIVEVMGRDAGWVAAYAGIASGAHVILVPEQPVDIDKICEVVTTRDRGGKNFTLIVVAEGAEVKFKAGQTPSGRRVDEFGHPELGGIAHLLADEIENRTHRETRLIVLGHTLRGAVPSAFDRVLSSRLGVAAVDMVKQGRFDVMVALKGTEIVTVDLESALKPKKLDLNLLKIGQIFT, encoded by the coding sequence ATGAGACTAGGGGTTTTAACTGGCGGAGGAGACTGCGCCGGTATCAACGCTGTGATCCGCGCAGCTGTGAAACGTGCTACCGATTACGGCTTTGAGGTGGTCGGGATCAGACGAGGATGGGCAGGCCTGCTTGAACCTGACACGCTCCCACTAAGCTATGATGACGTGGCAGGCATATTGCCTCTTGGAGGAACTGTTCTGCTAACCTCTAGGACGAATCCCTTCAAGAGAGAAGGCGGGCCCGAGCTTGTGATGAAGAATGTTCAGAGCCTCGGGTTGGATGCTCTTCTTGCAATAGGTGGGGAGGATACGTTAGGAGTGGCACATAATCTTAGAGACTACGGGTTGAAGGCGGTGGGCGCTCCGAAGACCATTGACAATAACCTCTCCGAGACTGATTTCACATTCGGTTTTGATTCTGCGGTAAATGTCGCCATGGATGCTATTGACAGGATACGTACCACAGGAATGTCGCATGAACGTGTAATGATTGTGGAAGTGATGGGGCGTGATGCTGGCTGGGTTGCCGCATACGCAGGTATCGCTAGTGGCGCCCATGTTATCCTAGTTCCTGAACAACCTGTTGATATTGACAAGATATGTGAAGTTGTAACGACTAGGGATAGAGGAGGTAAGAACTTCACGTTGATTGTTGTCGCTGAGGGTGCTGAAGTGAAGTTCAAGGCTGGTCAAACCCCTTCTGGAAGAAGGGTTGACGAGTTTGGTCATCCTGAGCTCGGCGGCATCGCGCATCTTTTGGCTGATGAGATTGAGAATAGGACGCATCGCGAAACAAGGCTAATTGTACTGGGTCACACTCTTAGAGGAGCTGTACCCTCAGCCTTCGACCGGGTTCTGTCAAGCAGATTGGGTGTTGCGGCGGTGGACATGGTCAAACAGGGCAGGTTCGACGTGATGGTAGCTCTAAAAGGAACTGAGATAGTAACTGTCGATCTCGAGAGCGCCCTTAAACCTAAGAAGCTGGATCTGAATCTGCTCAAAATCGGCCAGATTTTCACGTAG
- a CDS encoding tRNA uridine(34) 5-carboxymethylaminomethyl modification radical SAM/GNAT enzyme Elp3, producing the protein METPKTEQSDERTVKACQEIAETLSKKRNPTKNDFMKIKRRISAKHKLSRIPSNSTILTSLPPERREELRRLLMIKPVRTASGISVIAIMTKPHPCPPQAQCVYCPGGVKTGSPKSYTGYEPAALRGVQNDFDGYREVEARLRQLEAAGHQVQKSEFIIMGGTFLNFHAQYQEEFVKGCFDALNGTASSSLEEAHRISESAPRRNVGVTFETRPDLCREPEVDMMLRLGATRVEIGVQIPDDEIYRLVKRGHTVQDVVDSFRISKDAGLKVVAHMMPGLPGSSPAKDLEAFKRLFEDSDFKPDMLKIYPTLVVSSAELHRWWSKGDYKPYSLETTVNLLADVKQQLPDWVRIMRIQRDIPARLIEDGVKKSNLRELVHEDLNRRGAECRCIRCREIGLKRPSISYPDDYNVELKMEQYEASGGEETFLSLVDKRADALVGFVRVRSPSDEAHRPEVKEARSCLVRELHIYGPVVPIGLRDDGSWQHRGFGGRLMREAERVASEEYDAKKMIVMSAVGTRLYYAKLGYHLQGPYMVKQI; encoded by the coding sequence TTGGAGACACCTAAGACAGAGCAAAGCGATGAACGTACCGTCAAGGCCTGCCAAGAAATCGCGGAGACACTGAGCAAGAAGCGGAATCCAACCAAAAACGATTTCATGAAAATTAAACGACGAATCAGTGCTAAGCATAAGCTGAGCCGCATCCCATCCAACTCCACCATCTTGACATCGCTGCCTCCAGAGAGAAGGGAGGAGCTTCGAAGGCTCCTGATGATTAAACCGGTGCGAACCGCCTCCGGCATCTCAGTCATCGCGATAATGACGAAGCCGCATCCTTGCCCACCTCAAGCTCAGTGTGTCTACTGTCCCGGCGGAGTCAAAACAGGCTCTCCGAAATCCTACACGGGTTATGAGCCTGCTGCTTTGAGAGGAGTGCAGAACGATTTTGATGGTTACCGAGAGGTTGAGGCGCGTCTGAGACAGCTTGAGGCAGCCGGTCATCAGGTGCAGAAATCTGAGTTCATCATCATGGGTGGAACCTTCCTTAACTTCCACGCACAGTATCAGGAGGAGTTCGTCAAAGGATGCTTCGACGCTCTAAACGGAACAGCATCCAGCAGCCTAGAGGAGGCTCACAGAATATCGGAGTCGGCGCCGAGAAGAAATGTCGGTGTAACCTTTGAGACAAGGCCGGATCTGTGCCGTGAGCCTGAAGTGGATATGATGCTTAGGCTCGGAGCTACCCGAGTAGAGATAGGGGTACAGATACCTGACGACGAGATCTACAGGCTGGTTAAACGGGGCCACACAGTGCAGGATGTAGTTGACTCATTCCGGATCTCTAAGGACGCAGGGTTGAAGGTGGTGGCACACATGATGCCTGGGCTCCCCGGGTCAAGCCCGGCGAAGGATCTTGAAGCCTTCAAGAGACTCTTCGAAGACTCCGACTTCAAGCCTGACATGCTGAAGATTTACCCTACACTCGTAGTTTCCTCAGCTGAGCTCCATAGATGGTGGTCGAAAGGTGACTACAAGCCCTACAGCTTAGAGACCACAGTGAACCTTCTCGCCGACGTGAAGCAGCAGCTACCTGACTGGGTTAGAATAATGAGGATTCAAAGAGATATTCCAGCCAGGCTGATTGAGGACGGCGTCAAGAAGAGCAACCTGCGTGAACTAGTTCACGAAGATCTTAACCGTAGAGGAGCAGAATGTAGATGTATCCGTTGCCGCGAAATCGGTTTGAAGCGGCCCAGCATCAGCTACCCTGATGATTACAATGTGGAGCTGAAGATGGAGCAATACGAGGCTTCAGGCGGCGAAGAAACATTTCTTTCACTAGTAGACAAGCGAGCTGATGCTTTAGTTGGCTTCGTAAGGGTTCGCAGCCCTTCAGACGAAGCTCATCGGCCGGAGGTGAAGGAGGCTAGAAGCTGCTTAGTGAGGGAGCTACATATCTACGGGCCTGTTGTCCCGATTGGTCTGCGAGACGACGGTTCTTGGCAGCACAGAGGTTTCGGTGGAAGATTAATGCGTGAAGCTGAGCGAGTCGCAAGCGAAGAGTATGATGCGAAGAAGATGATTGTGATGAGCGCAGTCGGAACCCGACTATACTACGCGAAGCTCGGATACCATCTGCAAGGACCCTATATGGTGAAGCAAATATGA
- the pyrE gene encoding orotate phosphoribosyltransferase, with protein MKWKEEREQVVRDLGRILVQTRAIQFGTFTLSSGKMSSYYVDLRIVPSYPDVFEKAVTAYIDAVKNLIGLEKVDAVAGVPTSGLTYATAVAYNLRKPLIYVRDEVKEYGTAKKIEGVMKPGAKVVILDDLITTGNSLIKTIDAIRSEGGEVDNAVVLIDRLEGGRERLAEKKVKLNPVTDMLELTNLLYDMDLINEDENAAVKSQIQQGAARTPTGKGRFSSRSDRWSDS; from the coding sequence TTGAAGTGGAAAGAGGAGAGGGAACAGGTTGTCAGAGACCTCGGTAGGATTCTTGTTCAAACTAGAGCGATACAGTTCGGAACCTTTACCCTGTCAAGCGGAAAAATGAGCTCCTACTATGTTGATCTTAGGATTGTTCCCAGCTATCCTGACGTGTTTGAGAAAGCAGTTACCGCATACATAGATGCCGTGAAGAATCTTATTGGGCTGGAGAAGGTTGATGCGGTGGCGGGAGTCCCAACTTCTGGGTTAACCTATGCGACAGCGGTCGCCTATAATCTAAGAAAACCGCTGATCTACGTGCGTGACGAAGTAAAGGAGTATGGGACTGCAAAGAAGATTGAGGGTGTTATGAAGCCTGGAGCCAAGGTCGTGATCCTAGACGATCTAATCACAACAGGCAACTCACTGATCAAAACAATAGATGCTATACGTAGCGAAGGCGGAGAGGTTGACAACGCAGTGGTTCTCATCGACCGGCTTGAAGGGGGTCGTGAAAGACTTGCTGAGAAGAAGGTTAAGTTGAACCCAGTCACAGACATGCTTGAGCTAACCAACCTCCTATACGACATGGATCTAATCAACGAAGATGAGAACGCTGCGGTCAAATCGCAGATCCAGCAAGGCGCAGCCCGCACCCCAACTGGTAAGGGCAGGTTTAGCAGCCGCTCAGATAGATGGAGCGATTCCTAA